A single region of the Gorilla gorilla gorilla isolate KB3781 chromosome 1, NHGRI_mGorGor1-v2.1_pri, whole genome shotgun sequence genome encodes:
- the LOC101126927 gene encoding uncharacterized protein has protein sequence MTASIFFLDELIIDWPLYLGKTRHHLMDVSLKGTEHPRGPRRGRSWGALAAVLWNSLVFHARSGVLLAPSRHPALPSEARLLAGEGRVLARRDLGLVPHGVSGVSSAARSTPQGQAVCSPSVAAPSTLLLLRTHLLGAASLQGCGVLHILPIFLFSKGCRRDAQCACTVGPSASPRSGRGPGRGGGRRPRLGAARSGCPGAAASGGPAVLHPWRRAGGRGRGASPPQGPQTARGFPLPSRWSSFPIPGCISTYPSPISFAHPGSLAPLGSPFPSPGPPSRSRLLCPGLRRGLTPGRWFRPDLGSLVTPRLLPLPDSGEPGIKPCAFLFFLLRAESTLHVCQGISSESQWRTRSFFFFPRSCLL, from the exons ATGACAGCatctatattttttctggatGAACTAATAATCGACTGGCCATTGTATTTAGGAAAAACCAGACATCACCTCATGGACGTCTCATTGAAAGGGACC GAACATCCTCGCGGCCCGAGGCGCGGTCGCAGCTGGGGAGCACTCGCCGCGGTGCTGTGGAATTCTCTGGTTTTTCACGCAAGGTCAGGCGTCCTGCTGGCGCCCTCTCGCCACCCTGCCCTCCCGTCAGAAGCCCGGCTCCTCGCCGGGGAAGGCCGGGTGCTGGCCCGCCGGGACCTGGGACTTGTGCCACATGGAGTGTCGGGAGTCTCCAGTGCCGCGCGTTCTACACCACAGGGCCAGGCTGTTTGCTCCCCATCGGTCGCTGCCCCCAGCACCCTGTTGTTATTAAGGACTCATTTGCTTGGAGCGGCATCATTACAAGGGTGTGGGGTACTACATATActccctatttttctattttcgaAAGGCTGCAGGCGCGATGCACAGTGCGCTTGCACGGTGGGGCCTAGTGCTAGCCCGAGGAGCGGACGGGGGCCAGGCAGGGGCGGTGGGCGCCGGCCTCGTCTCGGTGCTGCTCGGTCAGGCTGTCCCGGCGCGGCGGCCTCGGGAGGCCCTGCCGTCCTTCACCCCTGGAGGCGGgctggggggcgggggcggggcgcttCCCCTCCTCAGGGCCCTCAAACCGCAAGGGGGTTTCCGCTTCCCAGTCGATGGTCGTCCTTTCCCATCCCCGGCTGCATCTCCACTTACCCGTCGCCCATTTCCTTTGCCCATCCAGGCTCCTTGGCTCCACTGGGGTCTCCGTTCCCTTCTCCCGGTCCCCCCTCCAGGTCGCGGCTCCTTTGTCCAGGACTACGCAGGGGCTTGACCCCAGGGCGCTGGTTTAGGCCGGATCTGGGGTCCCTTGTCACTCCCAGGCTTCTTCCACTTCCGGATTCTGGAGAACCGGGAATCAAGCCCTGCGcgttcctcttcttcctccttcgtGCTGAAAGCACGCTTCATGTCTGCCAGGGCATCAGTTCTGAAAGTCAGTGGAGAACAaggagtttctttttcttccccagaAGTTGCCTTTTGTAA